A segment of the Candidatus Andeanibacterium colombiense genome:
AGACCTGATGGCGCGCTATCTGTTCGCGATGGATTGGGCCGATTACGAAGCCTATGCCGCGATGTTCACCGAACACGGCGAGCTCGAATATGCGCGCGGCACCGCGAAGGGCCGCGCCGCGATCGGCGAGAGCGTGCGCGCGTTCAAGGCGGCGATCGGGCAGATCTATACCGATTCCCACGGCAAGCCCGCGATCCTGCGCCACATCCTCGCCCAGACGGTGATCCGCGTCGAAGGCGACCGGGCTTTCGCGGTCGCGCTGTGGTGGGAAATGGCCAACGACGGGCCGGGCGACAAGCCGAAGGCCGGCACCTTCGGCACTTACGAAGACGAACTGGTCCGGCAGGACGGGCGCTGGCTGTTCGCCAAGCGCCGGATTCTCAACGAATTCCTCGACGGCCGCGCAACCGGCGAGACCAACCCGGTCCGGCTGCTGGACCTGCGCGCGGAGGCTTCCCGATGACCTTCTACTCCCCCACCTATGCCGACGACCGCGCGCAGATCCAGGATTTGATGGGCCGCTATCTGTTCGCGATGGACTGGCACGACACCGAAACCTACGCCAATTGCTTCACCGAGGACGGCGTACTCGACTACGCGATGGACACGCTGGTCGGCCGCGCGGCGATCCGCGAGGGCGCGGTGAAGTTCCGCGAGAACGTGGGCCGGCTGTTCAAGCGCGAGGATGGCAGTCCGGCGCTGCTGCGCCATGTGCTCGACCAGATCGTGATCCGGATCGAGGGCGACCGCGCCTGGACCACGGCCTTCTGGTGGGAAATGACCGACGGCGGCCCCGGCCGTTCGCCCCAGATCCAGAGCTACGGCACCTATGAGGACGAGGTCGTGCGGGTCGGCGGTCAGTGGCTGTTCAGCCGCCGCAAGATCTACAACGAGTTCATCCCGGGGCGCGAGACGCCGGAGCCGAACCCGGTGCGCCATTTCGACGAAGCGGCGGACGCAGCGAAGAAGGACTGAAGCGATGCAGGATTTCGCGGGGCGCACGGCCTTCGTCACCGGCGGCGCCAACGGCGTCGGGCTCGGTATCGTGCGCAATCTCCTGAACGAAGGGGTCAAGGTCGCGATCGCCGACATCCGCCAGGATTCGATCGACGAAGCGCTCGCGACGTTCGACAATCGCGAAGTGATGGGCGTGCGGCTCGACGTCTCCAGCCGCGAGGGGTTCCGCGAGGCGGCGGATCGGGTCGAAGCGGCCTTCGGCCCGGTTTCGCTGCTGTTCAACAATGCCGGGATCAACCTATTCCAGACGATCGAGGACAGCTCCTACGACGATTGGGACTGGGTCCTCGGGGTCGATTTCCACGGCGTCGTCAACGGTGTGATGACCTTCGCCCCGCGGATGAAGGAGCGCGCGCTCTCGGGCGCGGTGAAGGGCGGCCACATCGTCAACACCGCCAGCATGGCGAGCTTCCTCGGCAGCGGCGCGCCGGGGATCTACAACACCGCCAAATTCGCGGTGCGCGGGCTCAGCTATTCGCTGCGCCATTCGATGTACAAATACGGCATCGGCGTCTCGGTGGTGCATCCGGGGCTGGTGAAGAGCCTGATCTATGCGAGCGACGACGTCCGCCCCGATACGTTGAAGGGCGCGATGAAGGCGGTCGATCCGGCGGCGGTCGAGCGGCTGCAGGGCCTGCACGAATTCGGGATGGAGCCGGATGTGATCGGCGCGCGGATCCTCGACGGGATGCGCGCAAACCGGGCGAACATCTTCACCCATCCCGACCACCGGCAAGAGCTCGAACAGATCTTCGAGGAAACCCTGGCGGACTATCGCGACTACCCCGAGGATCCGGGCTTTGCGCAGCGGGTCGGGTTCGAGAAGATGCGCGGCGAGGCCTTCGAGAAAACCCGCCGCGAAGCCGACGCCGTCCAGTGACCGTTCAGCCGCGCCTGGCTAGCGCGCGGGCGATGAAACGCCTGATACCGCTTCTCGCCCTGCTCGCCGCGCCGGTCTGCGCGCAGCAAGCCGCGCCCGCGCCGCAGCTCGATCTTGAGGAAACCTCGATGCTGCGCTGTTCGGCGGTCTTCGCGATCGTCGCCGGCGATCAGCAGCGCGGCGATCCCAACGCCTCGACATGGCCGCCGCTGGCCGCGCGGGGCAAGGAATATTTCGTGGTCGCTTCGGCCCGGCTGATCGAGAAGCACCAGTTCACCCATGAGCAGGTCCAGGCGCTGCTGGTTGCCGAGGCCGGACGGCTGCAACACCAAGGCGCGGGTGCGAAAGATCCCCGGCAATACCTTGCTTCGCTGATGCAGCCTTGCATGCTGTCGCTCGAAGCATCGGGGCTCTGAGCCGGCCCGCACCGCGCGGGGCGAATCCCCAGCCGGAAGCCGCTCATCGGTGGACGCGCGTTACGGCTTGCGGCAAAGGGTGACACGCATGTGGCAGCTCTATCAATTCCCGCTGTGCCCGTTCTCACGCAAGGTCCGCCTGCTGCTGAGCGAGAAGGGCGTCGCCTATGAATTGCTGCGCGAGAACCCGTGGGAAGGGCGCGACGAATTCCTCGCGCTCAACGCCGCCGGGCGGACCCCGGTGCTGCGCGACGAGGTGAAGAACATCACGCTGAGCGACAGCCGGGCGATCTGCGAATATTTCGAGGAAACCGCCGACCGCGCGCCGATGATCGTCGGCACCGCGCTCAACCGCGCCGAGATCCGCCGGCTGGTCGCGCTGTTCGACGAGAATTTCTACAACGACGTGACCTATCCGCTGCTCAACGAGCGGATGAAGAAGCGCCTGTTCCTGCGCGCGCCGCCGGATTCGCGGCTGCTGCGCGATGCGATGCGGCTGGCGAACGAGCATCTCGACTATCTCGACTGGCTGATCGACACCCGCCCGTGGCTCGCGGGCGCGCAGATGAGCCTCGCCGATCTTGCCGCGGCGGCGCAGATCTCGGTCGCCGACTATCTCGGTGGGATCGACTGGAACGGCCACGAACAGACCCGCGGGTGGTATTCCGTGTTCAAGAGCCGCCCAAGCTTCCGCCCACTGCTGGCCGAGCGGATGGACGTGATCCAGCCGCCCAAGCACTACGCGGATGTGAACGCGTAATTTTCCGCGCCTCAAGCGCCGGCACGGGCATTCGCCCGCTTGGCTTTCCGCGCCATCAGGCGCGGCGCGCGTTCGCGCTTGCGGTCTGCTGTCAGCGGACCGGGACAGCTTGCATATTCGAGGAGAGTGCCGGGCTAGTGCATTAACGGCACCAACTTGGAATTCGGGCCGAAGGAATGATTTCCTGCGGCCATCTGTGGAAATCGCCGTTAACGCCTCGTTCCGAATACTCTATGCACACGCGCGCACGGACATTCGGGGCCGCAGCTAAGGACGAACCAGCCGCATGGCACGCAACCGGAGCGTCGGCTCCAAAGCCACACCGCGCGACCGCGTGAGGGCGAACAACACGGGCGGCACCGGCCGCGGCGGCGGTTCGCGTCCGCCGGGCCGGTGGCAGCGCATCGTGAAGCGGATCCTGATCTGGGGCGGCGCGCTGGCGCTGCTCGCCGCGATCGCGCTCGGCACCACGGTCTATTTCGCCGCGCAGAGCCTGCCGAGCTTTTCGGCGCTCAAGGATACCAAGGCCGGCCAGACGATCGTGATCCGCGCGCGCGACGGCAGCGAGATCGTCTCGATGGGCCCGAGCTACGGCCAGTGGCTGAGCTATGACGAGATCCCGCAGGTGATGAAGGACGCGATGGTCTCGGTCGAGGACCGGCGGTTCTTCTCGCATATCGGGATCGACCCGCTCGGACTGATCCGCGCGGTGTGGGTCTCGTGGCGCAGCGACGAGCGCACCAGCGCGACCTCGACCATCACCCAGCAGCTCGCCCGCAACGTGTTCCTCAACAACAACCGCACCTTCGATCGCAAGGCGCGCGAGGCGATCCTCGCGATGGCGCTCGAATGGAAGTTCTCCAAGGCGCAGATCCTCGAGCTCTATCTCAACAAGGTCTATTTCGGCGGCGGTGCCTATGGGATCGATTCCGCCAGCCGCAATTTCTTCAGCCATTCCGCGCGCGATCTTAACCTCGGCGAGGCGGCGATCATCGCCGGGCTGGTGAAGGCGCCGAGCCGCTATTCGCCCACCGCCGACGTCCAGGCAGCGGTCGGGCGCGCGAATGTGGTGATCGCGCAGATGAAGAAATACGGCGCGATCTCCGCCGACGAGGCCGATGTCGACGTGTCTGAAGTCAAGCTCGCGCCCGAGAAGGGCCAGAACTCGGTGCGCTATTTCACCGACTGGGTGCTGCCGCAGCTCGATCTGATCCTGCCCGAGACCAACCAGCCGCTCGATGTGTGGACCACGCTCGATACCGGAATGCAGACGCAGGCATCGCAGGCGATCAAGGCCAATGTGCCCAAGGGCGCGCAAGGGGCGCTGGTCAGCCTCGACCGCGACGGGGCGGTGCTCGCGCTGGTCGGCGGGACCGACTACGTCGCGACCAATTACAACCGCGCCACCAATGCGGTGCGCCAGCCCGGTTCGGCGTGGAAATTGTTCGTCTATCTCTCCGCGCTCGAGGCGGGCTACACCCCCGACGACAAGGTCAAGGACGAGCCGGTTACGATCGACGGCTGGAGCCCGCACAATTCCGGCGGCACCTATGCCGGCGAGATCGATGTCCGCACCGCCTTCGCCTATTCGAAGAACACCGTCGCCGCGCAGCTCGGCAACGAGGTCGGCTTCGGCACGGTCGCGTCGATGGCGCGGCGCTTCGGCATCACCACCCCGGTCGCGACCAACCCTTCGATGGTGCTGGGCACCAATGACGTGCGCCTGATCGACATGACGCGCGCCTTCGCTTCGGTTTCGGCGCGCGGCCGTTCGGTCGAGCCCTATGGCATCTCCAAGGTCACTTCGGTCGACGGTCAGGTGCTCTACCAGCACCAGGATGCGCGCGTGACCCAGCTGGTGCCGGATTACGTCGCCGCCGGGATCACCGATCTGCTGCAGACCGCGGTCGCCACCGGCACCGGCCGCGCGGCGCAGATCGGCCGCCCGGTCGCGGGCAAGACCGGCACCACCACCTCGAACAAGGACGGCTGGTTTCTCGGCTTCTCGTCCGGCGTCACCACCGGCGTGTGGATGGGCCGCGACGATGCCAGGGCGGTCGGCGGTCTCAGCGGCGGCGCCGCGCCCGCGCGCGCCTTCGCCGATTACATGCGCTATGCGGTGAAGGACCGCCCGGTCGAAAACTTCGACACCGAGCTGAAGCTGCCCGACTGGCAACTCGAGCCCGACGATGAGGTGATGAACGGCGATCCGGGCGACTATTACTATGTCGACGAGAACGGCAATCTGGTCGAGCCGAGCGGCCCGCAGGGTTCGCACGACAATGGCCTGCCCGACGACGCGGCGCCCAACGGGCCCAACAGCGGTCTGGTCCCGGCGAGCCCGGCCCCACCCGCGGCGAACAAGGACTTCCTCGAACGCGCAACCGGCGGCGACCGTGATCGCGACCGTGACCGCAACCGCACGCGCCCGAGCGAAGCGCCTAACCAGTAGAAGCAGCGGGCGCTGCAATTCGGTAATTCTGGGAATTGCTTGGCGCGACCTGCGCCAAAAACTAAGCGGTCACCAACAGCGCTGCGTAAAAAACGCCGCTACCCCCTCCCCGCTGCGGGGGAGGGCGCGCGACGGATCACCCCGCCGGCTGCGTCTGCAGCTTGAAGCGCACCGTGATATCGGCGCGCTGGCCGCGCGGGCCGAGGACCGAGAGCAGCACGCTGGGCCGCCCGGCCGCCTTGGCCGCCGCGACCTTGGCCGCGAATTCGGAAGCCGTGGTCACCGTTTCGTAATTGACCGACTGGATCACCAGCCCGCGATCGACGCTGCGTGCCGCGGCATTGCTGCCCGGATCGACTTCGAGCACCACCACGCCCTGCGTCGTCGGCGAACCGGTCAGCTGGCGCGCAAGATTGGTGTCGAGCGTCTGGACCTTGATCCCGAGCGTCTCGACCGAGCTGGAGGCCGAGGCATCCTTGCTGTCCTGATCGGGCGACAGGCGGTTGCCGTCGCCAGTGTCGATAGTCTTCTTGGCCAGTTCGTCCTCGCTCGGGCGCTTGCCGACGGTGATCGACAAGGTCGTCGGCTTGCCTTCGCGCAGCAGGTTCAGCGTGATCTTGGTGCCCGGCGCGGTGTTGCCGAGGATCGAGGCCGCATTGTGTTCGCGGGTGATGTCCTGCCCGGCGATCTTGAGCACGATGTCGCCGGTCTGCAGTCCGCCCTTCGCGGCCGGTTCGCCGGGAACGAGGCCGCGGACGACTTCGCCGCGATCGTGCCCGAGGCCGAGCGCGTCGGCCAGATCGTCGTCGACGCCTTCGAAGATCGCGCCGACATAGCCGCGCGTGATCTCTTCGCCGCGGATCAGCTTCTCGACGATCGGCTTGGCGACTTCGGAGGGGATCGCGAAGCCGATGCCGATGCTGCCGCCCGACTGGCTGAAGATCATCTGATTGATGCCGATGACGTTGCCGGCCATGTCGAACATCGGCCCGCCCGAGTTGCCGCTGTTGATGGCGGCGTCGGTCTGGATATATTCGTCATAGGCGCTGCCGCTGCCGGTGGTGCGGTGCGGGGCGGAGACGATGCCCGCGGTGACGGTGCCGCCGAGGCCGAAGGGATTGCCGATCGCGATCACCCAGTCGCCCGCGCGGGCCTGGCTCGAATCGCCGAAATCGACATGCGCCAGCGGCTTCTTCGGGGTAATCTTGAGCACCGCGATGTCCGACTGCGGATCGCGCCCGACCAGCGTGGCGTCATATTCGGTGCCGTCGAACAGGGTCACGGTGATCGCCTGGGCCGCGGTCTTGCGGTCGGCCGCGATCACGTGGTTGTTGGTGACGATGTAACCGTCGGCCGAGATGATGAAGCCCGAACCCGCCGCCTGTACTTCCTGCTGGCTGGTGTTGCCGCCGCCGTTCCCGTCGCCCGGGCCGCCCGGGCCGCCGGGGCCGAAGAAGCGGAAGAACGGGTTCTGGTTCTGGACCTCGATCACCTGGCGGACCGCGATGTTGACCACCGCGGGCTGCAGCTGTTCGGTCAGGTCGGCGAAGCTCGCCGGGGCGCCGGCGCGCGGAACGATCGGACGGATCGATGCGCTGTCGGCGCGGGTTACCTGGGCGCCGGCGGGATAGCCGGTCATGAGAGAGACGGCGGCGCCGCCGATCAACAATGCGGATGAAATACCATAAGCGTAACGCACGGGCTTCACGTCCTCTGTTCCTCTCGTAACTCACAGCCGGGGACTTCCCCGAATACGGGCATTTACATGGCCCCGCGGCCTGAACGCAGTTTGAATGACACCGGTAAACGTCAGTGACCCGCAGGAGGTGCCCCAGTTGGGCCGCTTTTGCGGGCCGTGACCTTACGGATGGCCCTTGAACTGCCGCAGGTAGTCATTGTCCGGCGAAAGGATGATCGTGCTGCTCTTTGCATCGGGCGAATCGGACGCGAAGGTCGTCTCGTAGCTCTGCATCGCGCGGTAGAAGTCGTAGAACTTCGGATCCTTGTTGAACGCGTCGGCGTAGATCTTGGACGCCTGGGCATCGGCGGTCGCGCGGATGATCTGCGCATCCTTGGCGCCCTTCGCGCGAATCGTGGTCGCTTCCTGCAGGCGTGCGGTCTGCATGCTGCCGAAGGCCGATTCGAGCGGCGTGCCCTGCGGCAAATCGGCGCGCTTGATCCGCACGTCGATTACCTGGGCACCGTATTCGCGCGCTTCCTTGTCGAGCTGGTCGCGGATGTTGTGCATCGTCGTCCCGCGCTCGGCGGTCAGCAGCGACGCGAAGGTCCGGCGGCCGAGTTCCTGGCGCAGCACCGAGCTGAAGATCGGCGAAAGCTGGGTCTCGACATTCTCGACGTCGCCCACGGTGCGGACCATCTTGACCGGGTCGATGATCCGGTAGCGCGCATAGGCGTTGACCTCAAGCCGGAGCTGGTCGGTCGAAAGCACCTGCTGCGGCTGCATGTCGAGATCGCGTACGCGCTTGTCGATCCGCTCGACCCGCTCGAAGAACGGGATGCGGAAGACGATGCCCGCGCCGGTCTGGCCATAGGGGACCTGGGGTTTGAAGCGGTTGACCACGCGTACCGGCTCGCCGGTACGGATAATCACCGCCTGTTCTTCCTCGGGCACCACCACCATGCTCGATAGCAGCGCGACGATCACCACCCCGAGTGCGATGATCGCGATCTTGTAGGTTTGCCAAAGCTCGCTCATCACTGGGCCCCCGTCTTGGCGGCAGGCTGGGTCCGCTTGATTTCGGGTAGCGGGAGGTAGGGCGTCACGCCGTTGCTCTCGACGATCACCTTGTCATTCTTCGACAGCACGCGCTCCATCGTCTCGTAATACATGCGCCGGCGGGTGACTTCGGGGGCGAGCTTGTACTGCTCGTACACCTTGTCGAACGCGGACGCGCTGCCCTGGGCCTGCTGCAGCACCTGCTGCGCCTCGCCCTCGGCGCGGTTGCGGTAGCTCTGGGCTTCCTGCTGCGCGGCCGACACGGCCTTGAACGCATCCTCGACCTGGGCGGGCGGATCGGTCTTGCGGATCTCGACGCCTTGGATCTGCACGCCCGAGCGATAGGCATCGAGGATCGCCTGCATCCGCTCGCGCACCTGTGCCTCCACCGTCGCGCGGCCGGCGCCGCCGAAGATGCCGTTGAGCGACTGTTCCGCCACCGAAGCGCGCATCGCGGCTTCGCCGACTTCACGGATCGTGTCTTCCGGTTCGGCGAGCTGGAAGCGGTACTGCTTCAGATCCTTGATGCTCCAGCGGACGAGATAGGAGAGATTCACCAGGTTCTGGTCGCTGGTGAGCATCAGGTTCTCGGCGTCGCCGTCGGGAATCTGGATCAGGCGAATCTCCGACACCGGTTCGACCGAGACGCTCTGGATCGGCCAGGGCGCGGTCATCGAAATGCCCGGATTGATCGTGTGGGAATATTTGCCGAAGGTCGTGACGATGCCCTGTTCCTTCGGGCCGAGCTGGTGGAAGGTCGAGAAGACCAGCCACAGGCCGACCACCGCCGCCGCGATCAGCGGGAGCCAGCTGCGCCCGCCGGGCGCCTGGGGCAGGCGGAAGTTCGGCGGCATTCCGGGCGGGCCGGAGCGCCGGCGCGGGCCTTCGGGGCCGCGGGTCTTGAAGATGTCCTCGATCCCGGCCGAACGGCGTCCGCCGCTCTCGCCCCCGCCGGGGAGCCAGGGATTGCGCGGCCCTTTGGGCTTGTCCGGGGGCGTGTCGCCGCCGGGCTTGCCTTCCGTACTCGGCTCGCCGCCATCCTTGCCGTCATCGCCCCCGTTGCCCGACCCACTGCCCCAGGGGCTGCGCTTGCCGGCCATTGCGAAGACGATGCTATCGAGAAATCCACCCAGTCGTTCCATCCGGCCACTTATAAGAAGGAAATGCGTGAATAACAGGGCGA
Coding sequences within it:
- a CDS encoding nuclear transport factor 2 family protein; protein product: MSGPSYAQDRAEIEDLMARYLFAMDWADYEAYAAMFTEHGELEYARGTAKGRAAIGESVRAFKAAIGQIYTDSHGKPAILRHILAQTVIRVEGDRAFAVALWWEMANDGPGDKPKAGTFGTYEDELVRQDGRWLFAKRRILNEFLDGRATGETNPVRLLDLRAEASR
- a CDS encoding nuclear transport factor 2 family protein, which translates into the protein MTFYSPTYADDRAQIQDLMGRYLFAMDWHDTETYANCFTEDGVLDYAMDTLVGRAAIREGAVKFRENVGRLFKREDGSPALLRHVLDQIVIRIEGDRAWTTAFWWEMTDGGPGRSPQIQSYGTYEDEVVRVGGQWLFSRRKIYNEFIPGRETPEPNPVRHFDEAADAAKKD
- a CDS encoding SDR family NAD(P)-dependent oxidoreductase, translating into MQDFAGRTAFVTGGANGVGLGIVRNLLNEGVKVAIADIRQDSIDEALATFDNREVMGVRLDVSSREGFREAADRVEAAFGPVSLLFNNAGINLFQTIEDSSYDDWDWVLGVDFHGVVNGVMTFAPRMKERALSGAVKGGHIVNTASMASFLGSGAPGIYNTAKFAVRGLSYSLRHSMYKYGIGVSVVHPGLVKSLIYASDDVRPDTLKGAMKAVDPAAVERLQGLHEFGMEPDVIGARILDGMRANRANIFTHPDHRQELEQIFEETLADYRDYPEDPGFAQRVGFEKMRGEAFEKTRREADAVQ
- a CDS encoding glutathione S-transferase family protein encodes the protein MWQLYQFPLCPFSRKVRLLLSEKGVAYELLRENPWEGRDEFLALNAAGRTPVLRDEVKNITLSDSRAICEYFEETADRAPMIVGTALNRAEIRRLVALFDENFYNDVTYPLLNERMKKRLFLRAPPDSRLLRDAMRLANEHLDYLDWLIDTRPWLAGAQMSLADLAAAAQISVADYLGGIDWNGHEQTRGWYSVFKSRPSFRPLLAERMDVIQPPKHYADVNA
- a CDS encoding PBP1A family penicillin-binding protein gives rise to the protein MARNRSVGSKATPRDRVRANNTGGTGRGGGSRPPGRWQRIVKRILIWGGALALLAAIALGTTVYFAAQSLPSFSALKDTKAGQTIVIRARDGSEIVSMGPSYGQWLSYDEIPQVMKDAMVSVEDRRFFSHIGIDPLGLIRAVWVSWRSDERTSATSTITQQLARNVFLNNNRTFDRKAREAILAMALEWKFSKAQILELYLNKVYFGGGAYGIDSASRNFFSHSARDLNLGEAAIIAGLVKAPSRYSPTADVQAAVGRANVVIAQMKKYGAISADEADVDVSEVKLAPEKGQNSVRYFTDWVLPQLDLILPETNQPLDVWTTLDTGMQTQASQAIKANVPKGAQGALVSLDRDGAVLALVGGTDYVATNYNRATNAVRQPGSAWKLFVYLSALEAGYTPDDKVKDEPVTIDGWSPHNSGGTYAGEIDVRTAFAYSKNTVAAQLGNEVGFGTVASMARRFGITTPVATNPSMVLGTNDVRLIDMTRAFASVSARGRSVEPYGISKVTSVDGQVLYQHQDARVTQLVPDYVAAGITDLLQTAVATGTGRAAQIGRPVAGKTGTTTSNKDGWFLGFSSGVTTGVWMGRDDARAVGGLSGGAAPARAFADYMRYAVKDRPVENFDTELKLPDWQLEPDDEVMNGDPGDYYYVDENGNLVEPSGPQGSHDNGLPDDAAPNGPNSGLVPASPAPPAANKDFLERATGGDRDRDRDRNRTRPSEAPNQ
- a CDS encoding Do family serine endopeptidase translates to MRYAYGISSALLIGGAAVSLMTGYPAGAQVTRADSASIRPIVPRAGAPASFADLTEQLQPAVVNIAVRQVIEVQNQNPFFRFFGPGGPGGPGDGNGGGNTSQQEVQAAGSGFIISADGYIVTNNHVIAADRKTAAQAITVTLFDGTEYDATLVGRDPQSDIAVLKITPKKPLAHVDFGDSSQARAGDWVIAIGNPFGLGGTVTAGIVSAPHRTTGSGSAYDEYIQTDAAINSGNSGGPMFDMAGNVIGINQMIFSQSGGSIGIGFAIPSEVAKPIVEKLIRGEEITRGYVGAIFEGVDDDLADALGLGHDRGEVVRGLVPGEPAAKGGLQTGDIVLKIAGQDITREHNAASILGNTAPGTKITLNLLREGKPTTLSITVGKRPSEDELAKKTIDTGDGNRLSPDQDSKDASASSSVETLGIKVQTLDTNLARQLTGSPTTQGVVVLEVDPGSNAAARSVDRGLVIQSVNYETVTTASEFAAKVAAAKAAGRPSVLLSVLGPRGQRADITVRFKLQTQPAG
- a CDS encoding protease modulator HflC, whose amino-acid sequence is MSELWQTYKIAIIALGVVIVALLSSMVVVPEEEQAVIIRTGEPVRVVNRFKPQVPYGQTGAGIVFRIPFFERVERIDKRVRDLDMQPQQVLSTDQLRLEVNAYARYRIIDPVKMVRTVGDVENVETQLSPIFSSVLRQELGRRTFASLLTAERGTTMHNIRDQLDKEAREYGAQVIDVRIKRADLPQGTPLESAFGSMQTARLQEATTIRAKGAKDAQIIRATADAQASKIYADAFNKDPKFYDFYRAMQSYETTFASDSPDAKSSTIILSPDNDYLRQFKGHP
- a CDS encoding protease modulator HflK; the encoded protein is MERLGGFLDSIVFAMAGKRSPWGSGSGNGGDDGKDGGEPSTEGKPGGDTPPDKPKGPRNPWLPGGGESGGRRSAGIEDIFKTRGPEGPRRRSGPPGMPPNFRLPQAPGGRSWLPLIAAAVVGLWLVFSTFHQLGPKEQGIVTTFGKYSHTINPGISMTAPWPIQSVSVEPVSEIRLIQIPDGDAENLMLTSDQNLVNLSYLVRWSIKDLKQYRFQLAEPEDTIREVGEAAMRASVAEQSLNGIFGGAGRATVEAQVRERMQAILDAYRSGVQIQGVEIRKTDPPAQVEDAFKAVSAAQQEAQSYRNRAEGEAQQVLQQAQGSASAFDKVYEQYKLAPEVTRRRMYYETMERVLSKNDKVIVESNGVTPYLPLPEIKRTQPAAKTGAQ